The following proteins come from a genomic window of Nitrospirota bacterium:
- a CDS encoding site-2 protease family protein — protein MAIPVVLAITLHEAAHGWVAYKLGDPTAKIAGRLTLNPIAHIDPFGTILLPIITYILAGFIIGAAKPVPVNFANLRNPKRDMIWVGAAGPGINILMALICGILFQFLISQSMYMTSRSGFLSYVVVPLILMLKEGIKWNIVLAVFNLIPVPPLDGSRILAGLLPYRQAEFLGRLEPYGLLIISVLVFLNPFGFMTYIIWPIMSVLTRLFAGMPVF, from the coding sequence ATGGCAATCCCGGTTGTTCTGGCAATCACTTTACATGAGGCTGCTCACGGATGGGTGGCATACAAATTAGGCGACCCGACGGCAAAAATTGCCGGAAGACTGACATTAAATCCAATAGCGCACATTGATCCCTTCGGGACGATACTTCTTCCCATTATTACATATATCCTGGCAGGATTCATAATAGGTGCGGCAAAACCTGTACCAGTTAATTTTGCTAACCTGAGGAATCCAAAGAGGGATATGATATGGGTTGGCGCTGCGGGACCGGGGATAAATATCCTGATGGCATTAATCTGCGGCATTTTATTCCAGTTTCTAATATCACAATCCATGTATATGACATCACGATCGGGCTTTCTCTCATACGTAGTGGTACCACTTATCCTTATGTTAAAGGAAGGAATTAAGTGGAATATTGTTCTTGCTGTCTTTAATCTTATTCCTGTACCTCCTCTGGACGGCAGCAGGATCCTTGCAGGCCTGCTGCCTTATAGGCAAGCGGAATTCCTCGGCAGACTGGAGCCTTACGGACTATTGATAATTTCAGTGCTTGTATTCCTTAATCCTTTTGGTTTTATGACATACATAATATGGCCGATAATGAGCGTGTTAACCAGGTTATTTGCAGGGATGCCGGTATTTTAA
- the oadA gene encoding sodium-extruding oxaloacetate decarboxylase subunit alpha, whose amino-acid sequence MKNKKRKIHVTDTTLRDAHQSLIATRLRTADMLPIAEKIDKAGYWSVEMWGGATFDSSMRYLKEDPWERIRLLKGHMPNTPFQMLLRGQNLVGYRHYSDDIVEKFVERAVENGINIFRIFDALNDFRNIKTAVKATLKNDGKVEGTICYTISPVHSNSLFVDMGKRLEDMGCDTICIKDMAGLLSPYDAFELISELKKSLSTPLHLHTHDTSGMSVATYVKAVEAGIDIVDTAVSALASGTSQPPVETFANIINLSSRYYTDLNMELISDISDYFRTIRKSYKLFESEYTGVDPAVLIYQIPGGMTSNLASQLSEQQALDKMKDVLKEVPIVRKEFGYPPLVTPMSQIVGTQAALNVVTGERYKVITTETRNYLKGLYGRPPAPIDEAIRKKAIGDEEFIERRPADLLEPELKKLTSEVGDKARDIDDILLYALFPKVALDFFEAREKGILPEEMAAQEKGTVPEIKDEAAISHLAPSEFNLKLHGETYHVKVGGMGHPGEGGRPFFIYVDDLLQEVLVESLVEVVPSISGVIDARATGHSIRPKAKEPGDVTTPMPGTVVRIMIKTGEKVDAGDTVLIVEAMKMENEVHTPISGIVEKIYVSEGDNVNPDEVLVQVRDIQG is encoded by the coding sequence GTGAAAAACAAGAAACGGAAGATACATGTTACCGACACGACTCTCAGGGATGCGCATCAGTCTTTGATTGCCACACGTCTCAGAACGGCTGATATGCTTCCCATTGCTGAAAAGATAGACAAGGCAGGATACTGGTCTGTTGAGATGTGGGGAGGCGCTACATTTGATTCAAGTATGAGATATCTGAAGGAGGATCCCTGGGAGCGCATAAGGCTCCTGAAAGGACATATGCCTAATACTCCGTTTCAGATGCTTCTACGCGGTCAAAACCTCGTTGGATACAGGCATTATTCAGATGACATTGTTGAAAAGTTTGTTGAACGCGCGGTTGAAAACGGAATCAACATATTCAGGATATTTGATGCATTAAACGACTTCAGGAATATTAAGACTGCAGTCAAGGCTACCCTGAAAAATGATGGCAAGGTCGAAGGCACCATATGTTATACAATTAGTCCGGTGCATAGTAACAGCCTCTTTGTTGATATGGGCAAGAGATTAGAGGATATGGGATGCGATACTATATGTATCAAGGATATGGCTGGACTTCTTTCCCCGTATGATGCCTTTGAACTTATAAGTGAGCTGAAAAAATCGTTATCAACACCGCTTCATCTACACACTCATGATACAAGCGGGATGTCTGTTGCGACATATGTGAAGGCGGTAGAGGCAGGTATTGACATAGTAGATACAGCGGTCTCTGCCCTCGCATCAGGGACGTCTCAGCCGCCTGTTGAAACCTTTGCCAATATCATAAATCTTTCATCCAGGTATTATACTGATCTCAACATGGAACTTATATCCGACATTTCAGATTATTTCAGGACGATAAGAAAGAGCTACAAACTCTTTGAGAGTGAATATACAGGCGTTGATCCTGCAGTGCTTATTTACCAGATCCCCGGAGGGATGACTTCAAATCTTGCATCTCAGCTAAGCGAACAGCAGGCGCTTGACAAGATGAAGGATGTATTAAAGGAAGTGCCTATTGTCCGAAAAGAATTTGGATATCCACCACTTGTTACTCCAATGAGTCAGATAGTAGGCACCCAGGCCGCCCTTAATGTGGTAACTGGTGAGCGATACAAAGTCATAACTACTGAAACAAGGAATTATCTTAAGGGGCTTTACGGAAGGCCTCCAGCTCCAATAGACGAAGCCATAAGAAAAAAGGCCATTGGCGATGAGGAATTCATTGAACGGCGCCCGGCTGACCTCCTTGAACCTGAGCTGAAAAAGCTGACATCAGAAGTTGGTGATAAGGCACGAGATATTGATGATATCCTCCTTTATGCACTTTTCCCAAAAGTGGCCCTCGATTTCTTTGAAGCGAGGGAAAAGGGCATTCTGCCTGAGGAGATGGCAGCCCAGGAGAAAGGTACAGTTCCTGAAATAAAGGATGAAGCTGCTATATCACACCTTGCCCCAAGTGAGTTTAACCTGAAGCTTCACGGCGAAACATATCATGTGAAAGTTGGCGGCATGGGGCATCCTGGTGAGGGTGGAAGACCTTTTTTCATTTATGTTGATGACCTGCTTCAGGAAGTTCTGGTCGAATCACTTGTTGAGGTAGTCCCAAGCATATCAGGTGTCATTGATGCGAGGGCAACGGGTCACTCCATCAGGCCTAAGGCAAAAGAACCTGGTGATGTTACAACCCCGATGCCTGGGACTGTAGTCAGGATTATGATAAAGACAGGAGAAAAGGTTGACGCAGGTGATACTGTATTGATAGTTGAGGCTATGAAAATGGAAAATGAGGTTCACACACCAATATCCGGCATAGTTGAAAAGATTTATGTCTCCGAGGGTGACAATGTAAACCCCGATGAGGTGCTGGTACAGGTAAGGGATATACAGGGATAA
- the accC gene encoding acetyl-CoA carboxylase biotin carboxylase subunit: MFKKVLIANRGEIALRIIRSCKELNIATVAIHSEADATTLYVKKADESCLVGPGPVAGYLNIYRIIDLARQRGVDAIHPGYGFLAENHEFAEACEENGITFIGPSPNAIRTMGDKILARQMMMKAGISVVPGIDHGIGSFKEAEQIASEIGYPVMLKASAGGGGRGLRLCHTPDDLKRCYDQARSEALKAFGKDDVYIEKYIVSPRHIEFQILADNYGNIVHLGERDCSIQRRHQKLIEVAPSPFLDTDLRDEMGQAAVKAAQAAGYSNAGTIEFLVDKDRNYYFLEMNTRIQVEHTITEEITGIDVVKEMIKIAAGEKLEFTQSDIQISGAAIECRINAEDPKNNFLPVTGRLTAYYSPGGFGVRIDGNVYRGYLVPPYYDSMLAKLTVWGRNWDEAVDRTIRSLDEFVIRGVKTTIPFYRMIMRDDKFRKGDFDTHYIDNNIDSLVYEDENDRLDLVYAIATAIAAHTHR; this comes from the coding sequence ATGTTTAAAAAGGTCTTGATAGCTAACAGGGGAGAGATTGCCTTAAGAATAATCCGCTCCTGTAAGGAACTTAATATTGCTACGGTGGCAATTCATTCTGAGGCCGATGCCACGACCCTTTATGTAAAGAAGGCAGATGAGTCATGTCTCGTCGGTCCTGGTCCGGTTGCAGGATATCTGAATATTTACAGAATCATTGACCTTGCCAGGCAGAGGGGGGTTGATGCTATCCATCCAGGTTATGGTTTTCTGGCCGAGAATCATGAGTTTGCCGAGGCCTGTGAAGAAAACGGAATCACATTTATAGGGCCCTCTCCAAATGCAATTAGGACGATGGGTGACAAGATATTGGCACGCCAGATGATGATGAAGGCCGGTATATCAGTTGTTCCTGGTATAGACCATGGTATTGGCTCTTTTAAAGAGGCAGAACAAATTGCTTCAGAGATAGGTTATCCTGTTATGCTGAAGGCATCTGCCGGCGGCGGGGGAAGAGGTCTTCGTCTCTGTCATACACCTGATGATTTGAAACGGTGTTATGATCAGGCAAGATCAGAGGCGCTCAAGGCATTCGGGAAGGACGATGTCTACATAGAAAAATACATTGTCTCTCCAAGGCATATAGAGTTTCAGATATTAGCTGACAATTACGGAAACATTGTTCATCTCGGTGAGCGTGATTGTTCAATACAGAGAAGACACCAGAAATTGATTGAGGTCGCACCTTCTCCATTTCTCGATACTGACTTAAGGGATGAGATGGGACAGGCAGCAGTCAAAGCTGCACAAGCCGCCGGTTATTCCAATGCTGGAACGATAGAATTTCTGGTTGACAAAGACAGGAACTATTATTTTCTGGAGATGAACACACGTATACAGGTGGAGCACACCATTACTGAGGAAATAACGGGAATTGATGTTGTTAAAGAAATGATAAAAATTGCTGCAGGTGAGAAACTGGAATTCACTCAATCTGATATTCAAATCAGCGGTGCAGCAATTGAATGCAGAATTAATGCAGAAGACCCCAAAAATAATTTTCTTCCTGTAACCGGAAGGCTGACTGCGTACTATTCACCAGGCGGTTTTGGCGTCAGAATTGATGGAAACGTTTACAGAGGTTATCTGGTACCCCCTTATTATGATTCAATGCTTGCAAAGCTTACCGTTTGGGGACGAAACTGGGATGAGGCCGTTGACAGAACAATCAGGAGCCTTGATGAATTTGTTATAAGGGGTGTTAAAACCACAATACCCTTTTACCGGATGATCATGCGCGATGATAAATTCCGCAAGGGAGATTTTGATACGCACTATATAGATAACAACATAGACTCACTGGTCTATGAAGATGAAAATGACAGGTTAGACCTGGTTTATGCCATAGCTACAGCCATAGCTGCTCACACTCATAGATAA
- a CDS encoding adenine phosphoribosyltransferase — MDLKSKIREIPDFPRNGILFYDITTLLKDAGGFKRVIDKIANFYDGDGIQKVVAMESRGFILGAPVAYRLGAGFVPVRKPGKLPSDVYEAEYELEYGSDSLSIHQDAIAPGERVLIVDDLIATGGTVAATVQLVKKLGGIINGIAFLIELTDLRGRNKLDGHNVVSLLSY; from the coding sequence ATGGATTTAAAGTCTAAGATTCGTGAGATCCCTGATTTTCCCAGGAATGGAATATTGTTCTATGATATAACAACGCTTCTCAAAGATGCAGGGGGATTCAAGCGGGTAATTGATAAGATTGCCAATTTCTATGACGGCGACGGGATACAGAAAGTTGTTGCCATGGAGTCACGCGGGTTCATTCTTGGCGCTCCGGTTGCCTATCGTCTTGGAGCCGGATTTGTCCCTGTTAGAAAACCAGGCAAACTTCCAAGCGACGTCTATGAAGCAGAATACGAGTTGGAATACGGGTCAGACTCATTATCAATACATCAGGATGCTATAGCGCCGGGAGAACGGGTGCTGATAGTGGATGACCTCATTGCCACAGGCGGCACAGTAGCAGCAACTGTTCAGCTTGTAAAGAAGCTTGGCGGAATCATTAATGGAATTGCATTTTTAATCGAGCTGACCGATCTCAGGGGAAGAAACAAGCTTGACGGCCACAATGTCGTATCACTATTATCTTATTAA
- a CDS encoding sigma-70 family RNA polymerase sigma factor: MGKPKSKKTGNIIQKSKDETSDEQEQTEEEDLDEDLEAPEPGETENDTIFFRAEDDDIDGGDEKSVNNENSIELDVIRSYLHEISQTSLLTFEEEQRLAAKVENGDEKARDHMIEANLRLVVNIGKRYLNRGLPLADIIEEGNLGLMRAVEKFDYSKGFRFSTYASWWIRQSIERAIINQTKTIRLPVHVAEHINKFLSTSEMLIQELGREPSIKEIANKMNTPSEDVEDIKKLIRRTYSLETPVGDKEANILMDVIADDTIMSPSQFAEGISTREEIDKWLKLLREKEREVISLRFGLEGQEAMTLEEIGNRPEFGLTRERIRQIESSALSKLRSIIAKKSIKKDEIL; the protein is encoded by the coding sequence ATGGGCAAACCAAAATCAAAGAAAACAGGTAATATCATACAGAAATCAAAAGATGAAACTTCTGACGAACAGGAGCAGACAGAAGAGGAAGATCTGGATGAAGACTTAGAAGCGCCGGAACCTGGCGAAACCGAAAATGATACTATTTTCTTCAGGGCTGAAGATGATGACATTGATGGTGGTGATGAGAAGTCAGTCAATAACGAAAACAGCATTGAATTAGACGTAATAAGATCATATCTTCATGAGATCAGCCAGACATCACTTCTTACATTTGAGGAGGAGCAGCGCCTTGCGGCAAAAGTAGAAAACGGCGATGAGAAGGCCAGGGATCACATGATTGAAGCTAATCTGAGACTTGTCGTTAATATTGGAAAGAGATATTTAAACCGGGGACTTCCTCTTGCAGATATTATTGAAGAAGGCAATTTAGGGCTTATGAGGGCTGTAGAGAAATTCGATTATTCCAAGGGATTCAGATTCAGCACGTATGCCTCATGGTGGATCAGACAGTCAATAGAAAGGGCCATCATTAATCAGACCAAGACCATCAGACTCCCGGTACATGTAGCTGAACATATAAACAAATTTCTTTCAACCTCAGAAATGCTCATTCAGGAGTTAGGAAGAGAACCCTCAATTAAAGAGATCGCCAACAAAATGAATACCCCTTCTGAAGATGTAGAAGATATTAAGAAGCTTATCAGGAGGACATATTCCCTCGAGACGCCTGTAGGGGACAAAGAAGCTAATATACTTATGGATGTTATAGCAGATGACACTATAATGTCTCCTTCACAGTTTGCAGAAGGCATCAGCACGAGGGAAGAGATTGACAAATGGCTCAAACTGCTTAGAGAAAAGGAAAGAGAGGTAATTAGTCTCAGATTCGGTCTGGAAGGGCAGGAGGCTATGACACTTGAAGAAATTGGGAATCGTCCTGAATTCGGTCTCACAAGGGAAAGGATAAGGCAGATTGAGTCATCGGCTCTCAGTAAACTCCGTTCGATTATTGCAAAAAAATCTATAAAGAAAGATGAAATATTATAA
- the ald gene encoding alanine dehydrogenase: protein MKIGVPKEIKDQEFRVSMVPAGVETLTGYGHTVFIQKGAGIGSGISDDEYNTAGGVLVNSAEELFHLSEMIVKVKEPIKNEYSLLKNGQVLFTFLHLAADRALTEAIIVSGVTAIAYETVQIENGSLPLLIPMSEIAGRVASIAGAYHLQRSQGGSGILISGIPGVLPGKVTILGAGTVGQNAARIAAGLGARVVMLNKSFQNLRYIDDIHEGRIMTLSLNEQNIEKAVLSSDIVIGAVLIPGSKTPYLVSRDLVGKMRKGSVIVDVSIDQGGCFETSRPTTHSDPVYCAEGVVHYCVANMPGAFPHTSTIALASATLPYIIKLANLGWRRAVKEDPALAKGVNIAEGRVTCDGVANAFGLRLEPLS, encoded by the coding sequence ATGAAAATAGGTGTTCCAAAGGAGATTAAAGACCAGGAATTCAGGGTTTCAATGGTTCCAGCCGGTGTCGAGACTTTAACGGGATACGGACATACTGTATTTATACAAAAAGGCGCTGGTATTGGAAGCGGCATATCTGACGATGAATATAACACTGCCGGTGGAGTTTTAGTCAATTCAGCGGAGGAATTATTCCACCTGTCAGAGATGATAGTAAAGGTCAAGGAGCCGATCAAGAACGAGTATTCATTGCTTAAAAACGGACAGGTGTTATTCACATTTCTACACCTCGCAGCAGACCGTGCTCTTACTGAAGCAATAATCGTCAGTGGCGTCACTGCAATTGCCTATGAAACAGTACAGATTGAGAATGGTTCACTTCCGCTACTGATTCCGATGAGTGAGATTGCCGGACGAGTCGCGTCCATCGCCGGCGCTTACCATTTGCAAAGGTCACAGGGCGGCTCCGGCATTCTTATCAGCGGAATACCAGGTGTCTTGCCCGGCAAAGTGACGATTCTTGGTGCAGGAACTGTCGGGCAGAATGCAGCCAGAATAGCTGCGGGTCTTGGAGCAAGGGTTGTTATGCTTAACAAAAGTTTTCAGAATCTTCGATACATTGACGATATCCATGAAGGCAGGATCATGACGCTGTCATTAAATGAACAGAATATCGAAAAGGCAGTGTTGTCGTCTGATATAGTTATCGGAGCCGTCCTGATACCAGGATCAAAGACGCCCTATCTTGTAAGCAGGGATCTCGTAGGAAAGATGCGTAAAGGATCTGTCATCGTAGACGTTTCTATTGATCAGGGAGGCTGCTTTGAAACCTCCAGGCCGACTACACATTCTGATCCGGTATATTGTGCTGAGGGGGTGGTTCATTACTGCGTTGCAAATATGCCCGGGGCATTCCCGCATACATCAACCATTGCCCTGGCCAGTGCGACTTTACCATATATAATTAAGCTTGCCAATCTCGGGTGGAGAAGAGCTGTCAAAGAGGATCCGGCACTTGCAAAGGGCGTAAATATAGCAGAAGGCAGAGTAACATGCGACGGAGTAGCCAACGCCTTCGGCCTCCGCCTCGAGCCGCTCAGTTGA